The genomic DNA GCTCGGCGCGGCCTTCGAGCACCTGCCACAGCCGGGCGTGCGCGGCCCACGGGAGCGGCTCGTCGCCGTGCTGCCACGAGCGCCCGAACCCGATCCACACCGCCACCCACTCGGCGGCGCAGTCCCAGGCGCCGCGGTGCTTCTCGAGCAGGTCGCGCCGGATCTGGAACGCCCGACGTGGGCCGTCCTCGCACACCGGCGCACCGTCCTCGCCGGCCGGTGCCGTGCGGACGGGCCACAGTCGCAGGTCGTGCGACATCAGCTCCAGCTCGAGGTCGGCCAGAGCGCACGGTTCGACCAGGACGGTCGCGACGTTCTCGTGCGGATCACGTCTCACCCGGGCACGCTAACCCCGCGCACCCGCTCCTGTCAGCGCCCTCGACGGCTCGGATCGAACTGCGTCTGATGCTCCTGACCGTGCTCGAGCTGCGTCGGGAACACCAGCCGCAGTACGAGCGCGGCAGCGGTCAGCCCCAGCGTGAGATCTCGTCGGCGATGCGGGCGGCGGCGTCGGTGAGTGGCCCGACCGCCGCCTCGACCACGTCGTCACCCATGCGCGGCAGCGGGCCGGAGACCGACAGGGCCAGCGGCTGCATCGAGGAGGGGACGGCGACGGCGACGCAGCGTACGCCGACCTCCTGCTCTCCCTCGTCGAGCGCGTAGCCGCGCTCGCGGATCGTCGCCAGCTCGGCCAGCAGCGTCGGCTCGTCCGTGAGCGTGTGAGGAGTGGCGGCAGGCATTCCGGTGCGAGCGAGCAGCGCATGCACGTCGGCCTCGGGCATCTGCGCCATCAGAGCCTTGCCGACGCCGGTGGAGTGCGGCAGCGCCCGGCGGCCGACCTCGGTGAACATGCGCATCGAGTTGCGCGACGCCATGACCTGGCCGACGTAGACGACCTGGTCACCGTCGAGCAGCGCGAGGTTGACCGACTCGCCGAGATCGTGGGCGAGGCGCTCCATCTGAGGGCGTGCCCACCGGCCGAGCATCCGTGACGACGTCTCGCCGAGCCGGATCAGGCGCGGGCCGAGGATGTACTGGCGCGAGGCCTCCTGGCGGACGTAACCGAGGTCGACGAGCGTGCGGACGAGCCGGTGGATCGTCGGCAGCGGGAGGTCGGTCTCGGTGGCCAGCTGCGACAACGTGACCGCTCCACCGGCGTCCGCCATCGCCTCCAGGACGGCGAACGCCCGCTCCAGGCTCTGGACGCCGCCCGTGCGCCGCTCACGACCGGTGTCGGTGCTCATCGCCGCGTCCCGTGCCGACCGCCGGTGAGAAACCAATCCCGCATCATGGAAGGCGACTGTAGTCAGCCGCCCTTCACCCGGTCGCCCGCGACCCACACGCCCGCGAGGTCTGCCGGGGTGCCGAGCGCGAACACCGTGGCGAGCGCGTCGTCGTCGGAGGCTGCGTGGCGCAGACCGACGTCGAGCGTCGAGCCGGCCGGCGGTCGTACCCACACCGCGTCGAACTGCTTGCCGACGGACAGGTCGCCGACCTGGTCGACGAGGCCCAGCGCGACGGCGCCGGCCGATGTCGCGAGGTGCAGCAGGTGTGCAGCAGTGAGCCGCAGGCCGGCGGGGCCGAGCAGCTGTTGGGCGAAGTACGCCTGCAGGCCCTCCTTGAGCAGTGACAGGCCGGTGCCGGCGCCGACGTCGGTGCCGAGCGCGACCCGGACGCCGCGCTCGACGTGCCTGCGCATCGGGAACAGGCCGCTGGCGAGAGCGGCGTTGCTGGTGGGGCAGTGCGCGACCGAGGCGCCCCGCGCGGCGAGGACGTCGAGCTCGGCATCGGTCGGGTGGACGTTGTGGGCGAGGACCGTACGCCGGTCGAGGAGTCCGTGCTGCTCGTACATCTCGACATAGCTGGTGCCGTCGAAAAGGTTTGCTATCTGGGCGATCTCGGCGTCGTTCTCGTTGACGTGGGAGGTGCACCAGACGCCGGGCGCGTCCTTGACGACCGACCCGCACGCGTCGAGCAGTGCGCTGGAGCACGACAGCGAGAAGCGCGGCGTGACGGCGTAGCGCAGCCGACCGGTGCCGTGCCAGCGTCGGGCGAGGGCGAGCGACTCGTCGTACGCACGCTCGGGCGTGGTCAGCAGCTCGTCGCGCAGGATGCGGTCGGACGTGACGAGGCCGGAGGTGATGCGCAGCCCGCGACGGTCGGCCCGCGAGAACAACGTGTCGACCGCGTCGGCGAAGTGCGCCCCGAACACCAGGGCGCTCGTCGTGCCGGCCTCGACCAGGCCGTCGAGGAAGTCGTCGGCCACACCGGCGGCGTACGCGGCGTCGGCCAGCCGGGCTTCCTCGGGGAGGGCCACGTGTTCGAGCCAGTCGAGCAGCGGCATGCCCAACGACCCGATGACCCGGACCTGGGGGAAGTGGACGTGCGTGTCGACGAATCCTGGGAGCAGCACACCGGACTCGAGGTGGACG from Luteipulveratus halotolerans includes the following:
- a CDS encoding IclR family transcriptional regulator, with the translated sequence MSTDTGRERRTGGVQSLERAFAVLEAMADAGGAVTLSQLATETDLPLPTIHRLVRTLVDLGYVRQEASRQYILGPRLIRLGETSSRMLGRWARPQMERLAHDLGESVNLALLDGDQVVYVGQVMASRNSMRMFTEVGRRALPHSTGVGKALMAQMPEADVHALLARTGMPAATPHTLTDEPTLLAELATIRERGYALDEGEQEVGVRCVAVAVPSSMQPLALSVSGPLPRMGDDVVEAAVGPLTDAAARIADEISRWG
- the guaD gene encoding guanine deaminase; protein product: MTLYRATVLDTPADPFTGGTLRAESDAAVVVRHGVIVARGPYAETAAAHPDDDVVHLESGVLLPGFVDTHVHFPQVRVIGSLGMPLLDWLEHVALPEEARLADAAYAAGVADDFLDGLVEAGTTSALVFGAHFADAVDTLFSRADRRGLRITSGLVTSDRILRDELLTTPERAYDESLALARRWHGTGRLRYAVTPRFSLSCSSALLDACGSVVKDAPGVWCTSHVNENDAEIAQIANLFDGTSYVEMYEQHGLLDRRTVLAHNVHPTDAELDVLAARGASVAHCPTSNAALASGLFPMRRHVERGVRVALGTDVGAGTGLSLLKEGLQAYFAQQLLGPAGLRLTAAHLLHLATSAGAVALGLVDQVGDLSVGKQFDAVWVRPPAGSTLDVGLRHAASDDDALATVFALGTPADLAGVWVAGDRVKGG